The Nitrosomonas sp. sh817 genome includes a window with the following:
- the oadA gene encoding sodium-extruding oxaloacetate decarboxylase subunit alpha → MQKVHITDVILRDAHQSLIATRMRTEDMLPACAMLDAIGYWSLECWGGATFDACLRFLKEDPWERLSKLKAALPKTPLQMLLRGQNLLGYRHYSDDVVRAFVKRAAANGMDVFRIFDALNDVRNLKTAIEAAKEAGKHAQGTICYTTSPVHDTASFITLAKDLATLGCDSIAIKDMAGLLTPYATSELVKALKDTVDLPIHLHSHATAGLAEMCQLKAIEAGCRHIDTALSSWSGGTSHPPTESLVMALQGTEYDTGLDPQKLQEVNDYFAQVRKKYHRFESEFTGVDTRVHVFQVPGGMISNLANQLQERNALDRINEVYAEIPRVRKDLGYPPLVTPTSQIVGTQAVLNVLTGKRYETITNEVKRYLQGGYGKAPAPIDTKLQKRAIGKEDIIDCRPADLLKPEFDNLHREIGHLASNDEDVLSYAMFPEVGKQFLELRSTGNLVPEPLEVATTAADGLQKAPTEFNVALHGESYHVKVTGTGPKNDTLRHFYFMVDGMPEEIVVETLDEIVLDGGTQGAVKSTIGSKRRSPTAEGDVVVSMPCNILDVLVKIDQKVTAGQPVLITEAMKMETEITAPISGIVKAVHVIKGESVNPNEVLIEIVVQ, encoded by the coding sequence ATGCAAAAAGTTCATATCACTGATGTCATTTTGCGCGACGCGCACCAATCCCTCATCGCCACCCGCATGCGCACCGAAGACATGCTGCCGGCCTGCGCGATGCTCGACGCAATCGGCTACTGGTCGCTGGAATGCTGGGGCGGCGCGACGTTCGACGCTTGTTTGCGCTTTCTCAAGGAAGATCCGTGGGAACGCCTGAGCAAACTCAAAGCCGCTTTGCCGAAAACACCATTGCAAATGCTGCTGCGCGGCCAGAACCTGCTCGGCTACCGCCATTACTCCGACGATGTCGTGCGCGCGTTCGTCAAACGCGCCGCCGCCAACGGCATGGATGTGTTCCGCATTTTCGACGCGCTCAACGACGTGCGCAATCTCAAAACCGCCATCGAAGCCGCCAAGGAAGCCGGCAAGCATGCGCAAGGCACGATTTGCTACACCACCAGCCCGGTGCACGATACCGCCAGTTTCATCACGCTGGCCAAGGATTTGGCCACGCTGGGCTGCGACTCGATCGCGATCAAGGACATGGCGGGATTATTGACGCCGTATGCGACCAGTGAACTGGTCAAAGCCTTGAAAGACACTGTTGATCTGCCGATCCACTTACATTCGCACGCCACCGCCGGATTAGCGGAAATGTGCCAGCTCAAAGCCATCGAAGCCGGTTGCCGCCATATCGACACAGCGTTGTCGTCGTGGTCGGGCGGCACCAGCCATCCGCCGACCGAAAGCCTGGTGATGGCGCTGCAAGGCACGGAATACGATACCGGCCTGGATCCGCAAAAGCTGCAGGAGGTCAACGATTACTTCGCGCAAGTGCGCAAGAAATACCACCGTTTCGAGAGCGAATTCACCGGCGTCGATACTCGCGTGCATGTGTTTCAGGTTCCCGGCGGCATGATCTCGAATCTCGCCAACCAATTGCAGGAACGCAACGCGTTGGATCGGATCAACGAAGTCTACGCCGAGATTCCGCGCGTGCGTAAAGACCTGGGCTACCCGCCGCTGGTCACGCCGACTTCGCAAATCGTCGGCACTCAAGCGGTATTGAACGTGCTCACCGGCAAGCGTTACGAAACCATCACCAATGAAGTCAAACGCTATCTGCAGGGCGGCTACGGTAAAGCACCCGCGCCGATCGATACCAAACTGCAAAAACGCGCGATCGGTAAGGAGGACATCATCGACTGCCGCCCAGCCGACCTGCTGAAACCGGAATTCGACAACCTGCACCGCGAAATCGGACACTTGGCGTCGAATGACGAAGACGTGTTGAGTTACGCGATGTTCCCCGAAGTCGGCAAGCAATTCCTGGAACTGCGCTCGACCGGCAACCTGGTGCCCGAACCGCTAGAGGTAGCCACGACAGCGGCGGATGGTTTGCAAAAAGCACCAACCGAATTCAACGTGGCGCTGCACGGTGAGTCGTATCACGTCAAAGTCACCGGCACCGGCCCCAAGAACGATACATTGCGGCATTTTTATTTCATGGTCGACGGCATGCCGGAAGAAATCGTCGTCGAAACGCTCGATGAAATCGTGCTCGACGGCGGCACCCAAGGCGCGGTCAAGAGCACCATCGGCAGCAAACGCCGCAGCCCCACCGCCGAAGGCGATGTCGTCGTCAGCATGCCGTGCAACATTCTGGATGTACTCGTCAAAATCGACCAGAAAGTCACCGCCGGACAACCGGTTCTGATCACCGAAGCGATGAAAATGGAAACCGAAATCACCGCCCCGATCAGCGGCATCGTTAAAGCCGTGCACGTGATCAAAGGCGAATCGGTGAATCCGAACGAGGTGTTGATTGAGATTGTGGTGCAATAA
- a CDS encoding acetyl-CoA carboxylase biotin carboxylase subunit, protein MLRKILIANRGEIAVRIIRACAEMGIRSVAVYSEADRFALHVKKADESYCIGSEPMACYLNIHALVDLALATGCDAIHPGYGFLSENAQFARACKERGLIFIGPTPEVIHRMGDKTEARNAMIAAGIPVTPGSDGNLHSVGEALQVAEKIGYPVMLKATSGGGGRGIRRCDNAEELKRNYDRVISEATKAFGSANVFLEKCIVNPKHIEVQVLADHHGNVIHLYERDCSIQRRNQKLIEIAPSPQLDEAQRQYIGGLAVIAAKSVGYTNAGTVEFLLDDNDRFYFMEMNTRVQVEHTITETITGVDIVEEQIRVAAGLPLRSKQDEIVRRGFAIQFRINAEDPKNNFLPSFGRISRYYAPGGPGVRTDTAIYTGYEIPPFYDSMVAKVIVSALTWEDVIKRGQRTLRDMGLFGIKTTIPYYLKILKHPQFRSGKFNTGFVEQNPNLINYSDKPRPEVLASVIAAVVASHTGL, encoded by the coding sequence ATGCTACGCAAAATTCTTATTGCCAATCGCGGTGAAATTGCGGTTCGCATCATTCGCGCCTGTGCTGAAATGGGCATCCGCTCAGTCGCCGTCTATTCCGAAGCCGACCGCTTTGCGCTGCACGTCAAAAAAGCCGACGAATCGTATTGCATCGGCAGCGAGCCGATGGCGTGCTATCTGAATATTCATGCGTTGGTCGATCTGGCGCTGGCAACCGGTTGCGACGCGATTCATCCGGGCTATGGATTTTTGTCCGAGAACGCGCAATTCGCCCGCGCCTGCAAGGAACGTGGATTGATCTTCATCGGCCCCACGCCGGAAGTCATCCATCGCATGGGCGACAAAACCGAAGCGCGCAATGCGATGATCGCCGCTGGAATTCCGGTCACGCCGGGATCGGACGGCAATCTGCACTCGGTCGGCGAAGCCTTGCAAGTCGCGGAGAAAATCGGTTACCCGGTGATGCTGAAAGCCACTTCCGGCGGCGGCGGGCGCGGCATCCGCCGCTGCGACAATGCGGAAGAGCTGAAACGCAATTACGACCGGGTGATTTCCGAAGCGACCAAAGCTTTCGGCAGCGCCAATGTGTTTCTGGAAAAGTGCATCGTCAATCCGAAGCATATCGAAGTGCAAGTGCTCGCCGATCATCACGGCAACGTGATTCACCTGTACGAGCGCGATTGTTCGATCCAGCGCCGCAACCAGAAACTCATCGAGATCGCGCCGTCGCCGCAACTGGATGAAGCACAACGCCAGTACATCGGCGGCCTGGCGGTGATCGCGGCAAAATCGGTCGGTTACACCAACGCAGGCACGGTGGAATTTCTGCTCGACGACAACGACCGGTTTTATTTCATGGAAATGAACACGCGCGTGCAGGTCGAGCACACCATCACCGAAACCATCACCGGCGTCGACATCGTCGAGGAGCAAATCCGCGTCGCCGCCGGCTTGCCGCTGCGCTCCAAGCAAGACGAAATCGTGCGGCGCGGCTTCGCCATTCAATTCCGCATCAACGCCGAAGATCCGAAAAACAATTTTCTGCCGAGTTTCGGCCGCATCTCGCGCTACTATGCACCGGGCGGCCCGGGCGTACGCACCGATACCGCGATTTACACCGGCTACGAGATTCCGCCGTTTTACGATTCGATGGTCGCCAAGGTCATCGTCAGCGCGTTGACCTGGGAAGATGTCATCAAGCGTGGTCAGCGCACGTTGCGCGACATGGGTTTGTTCGGCATCAAAACCACGATTCCGTACTATTTAAAAATTCTGAAGCACCCGCAATTCCGCAGCGGCAAATTCAATACCGGTTTTGTCGAACAAAACCCGAATCTGATCAATTATTCCGATAAACCCCGCCCGGAAGTGCTGGCAAGCGTGATCGCCGCGGTGGTCGCGTCGCATACCGGCTTATAG
- a CDS encoding S49 family peptidase, protein MAEPEVKKEGWEKDLLESLALSSLREQRRARRWGIFFKLLTFVYLFLLLFVAMGWIEDGKVRIPEKHTAIIDLQGMIVPNGMNSADKVNSSLRSAFEDKNTKGVVLRINSPGGTPVQAGYINDEIRRLRTKYPEIPVYAVVGDICASGGYYVAAAADKIYVDKASLIGSIGVLMDGFGFTGTLDKLGIERRLLTSGENKGFLDPFSPLDPTQKAHAATLLREIHEQFIQVVKNGRGDRLKDAPELYSGIVWTGQRSIDLGLADALGSAEYVAREVIEAETLVDFSPREGFADVFSKRFGQIAMNFLLENGFWSLK, encoded by the coding sequence ATGGCGGAACCGGAAGTAAAAAAAGAGGGTTGGGAAAAGGATTTACTGGAGAGTCTTGCGCTGTCGTCATTGCGGGAACAGCGGCGTGCTCGCAGATGGGGGATATTTTTTAAGTTGCTCACGTTCGTTTATCTGTTTCTGTTGCTATTCGTTGCAATGGGCTGGATTGAGGACGGCAAGGTGCGGATCCCGGAAAAACATACGGCGATTATCGATTTGCAAGGGATGATAGTTCCCAATGGCATGAACAGTGCCGACAAGGTTAACTCGAGTCTGCGTTCGGCATTTGAGGACAAAAATACCAAGGGCGTGGTTTTGCGCATCAATAGCCCTGGAGGGACCCCGGTTCAAGCCGGTTATATCAATGATGAGATTCGCCGGTTGCGCACTAAATATCCGGAAATTCCGGTTTATGCGGTGGTCGGCGATATCTGCGCATCCGGTGGCTATTATGTGGCTGCAGCAGCGGATAAAATTTATGTCGATAAGGCGAGTTTGATCGGATCGATCGGTGTTTTGATGGACGGTTTCGGTTTTACCGGCACACTGGATAAGTTAGGTATCGAGCGGCGGCTGCTGACATCCGGTGAAAATAAAGGCTTCCTTGATCCTTTCTCGCCGCTGGATCCGACCCAAAAAGCACATGCGGCGACGCTATTGCGCGAAATACACGAGCAATTCATTCAAGTAGTAAAAAATGGCCGGGGAGACCGATTAAAGGATGCACCGGAGTTATACAGCGGCATTGTGTGGACAGGACAACGCAGTATCGATTTGGGGCTTGCCGATGCGCTCGGTAGCGCCGAATACGTCGCCCGCGAAGTGATCGAAGCGGAAACGCTGGTCGATTTCTCACCGCGTGAGGGATTTGCGGATGTGTTTTCCAAACGCTTCGGCCAGATTGCGATGAATTTTCTGTTGGAAAACGGATTCTGGTCGCTTAAGTGA
- the rfbD gene encoding dTDP-4-dehydrorhamnose reductase, whose product MKILLFGKSGQVGWELQRSLAPLGELVALHSSSTNLCGDFRDLSGIQESIRTIKPGVIVNAAAYTAVDKAEQEPELARTLNAEAPGLLAQEAKRLNARLIHYSTDYVFNGNGGRPFVETDHPEPLNVYGRTKLEGERNIHAAGCEYVIFRTSWVYATFGNNFIKTMLRLAQQRDSLKVVNDQTGAPTGAELIADITAYTLLMLQHQTFAGGIYHLTAKGYASWFEYAKLILTQAETVNFPLKMNPGNLQPIPSREFPLPAQRPLNSRLNTGKLEQALELQLPDWQTGVQRTLTEILNKSDLLPG is encoded by the coding sequence ATGAAAATTCTGCTATTCGGTAAAAGCGGTCAGGTCGGCTGGGAATTGCAACGCAGCCTAGCGCCGTTAGGCGAGCTCGTTGCACTGCATTCAAGCAGCACAAACTTATGCGGTGATTTCCGCGATCTCTCCGGGATTCAAGAATCTATCAGAACTATCAAGCCCGGCGTTATCGTCAACGCTGCAGCTTACACCGCAGTCGATAAAGCCGAACAGGAACCGGAACTGGCAAGGACGCTGAATGCTGAAGCGCCCGGACTGCTGGCGCAAGAAGCCAAGCGATTAAACGCCCGGCTGATTCATTATTCCACCGATTATGTGTTCAACGGCAACGGCGGCCGGCCGTTTGTTGAAACCGATCATCCGGAACCGTTGAATGTTTATGGCCGGACCAAATTGGAAGGTGAACGGAATATTCATGCAGCAGGTTGTGAATATGTCATTTTCCGCACCAGTTGGGTTTACGCAACCTTCGGCAATAATTTTATCAAGACCATGTTGCGGCTGGCGCAGCAACGGGATTCGCTCAAGGTCGTCAACGACCAAACCGGCGCACCAACCGGTGCGGAATTGATTGCCGACATCACCGCTTATACGCTGCTAATGCTGCAGCACCAAACGTTCGCCGGCGGTATCTATCATTTGACAGCGAAGGGTTACGCGTCATGGTTCGAGTATGCCAAGCTGATCTTGACTCAGGCGGAAACAGTAAACTTTCCCCTTAAAATGAACCCCGGCAATTTACAGCCCATACCGAGCCGCGAATTCCCGCTCCCCGCGCAGCGTCCGCTTAATTCGCGATTGAATACCGGCAAGCTGGAGCAGGCTTTGGAATTACAACTGCCCGATTGGCAAACCGGCGTTCAACGGACGCTAACGGAAATCCTCAACAAATCAGATTTGTTACCGGGCTGA
- the rfbB gene encoding dTDP-glucose 4,6-dehydratase — protein sequence MILITGGAGFIGSNFVLDWLAQTGEPIVNLDKLTYAGNLQNLSSVSGNTQHIFVQGDIGDTQLISQLLAQHQPRAIINMAAESHVDRSIHGPEDFIQTNILGTFRLLESVRAYWSALEPAARANFRFLHVSTDEVYGSLEKNEPAFTETHGYQPNSPYSASKASSDHLVRAYHHTYGLPVLTTNCSNNYGPFQFPEKLIPLMIANALAGKPLPVYGDGLQIRDWLYVIDHCRAIRRVLEAGIPGETYNIGGWNEKANIEIVNTVCTLLEEFHPGSDFKRLITYVKDRPGHDRRYAINAQKIERELGWKPAETFDTGIRKTIEWYLNNPQWIQDVQTGAYRSWLEKNYNGRQ from the coding sequence ATGATTTTAATTACCGGAGGCGCCGGATTCATCGGCAGTAATTTTGTGCTCGACTGGCTGGCGCAAACCGGCGAACCCATCGTTAATCTGGATAAACTGACGTACGCCGGTAATTTACAGAATTTATCGTCGGTATCCGGAAATACGCAACATATCTTCGTGCAAGGCGACATCGGCGATACGCAACTGATATCGCAACTGTTGGCGCAGCATCAACCGCGCGCGATTATCAACATGGCGGCGGAAAGCCATGTGGATCGCTCGATTCATGGCCCGGAAGACTTTATTCAAACCAATATTCTCGGTACCTTCCGCTTGCTGGAATCGGTCCGGGCTTATTGGTCTGCATTGGAACCCGCCGCCCGCGCCAATTTCCGCTTTCTGCACGTATCTACCGACGAAGTTTACGGTTCGCTAGAAAAAAACGAACCGGCATTCACCGAAACGCATGGCTATCAACCCAATAGCCCGTACTCTGCGAGCAAGGCTTCCAGCGATCATCTGGTGCGCGCTTATCACCACACCTACGGACTGCCGGTGCTGACCACCAATTGTTCAAATAACTACGGCCCTTTCCAGTTTCCGGAAAAATTGATTCCGCTGATGATCGCTAACGCCTTGGCAGGAAAACCACTGCCGGTTTACGGCGACGGCTTGCAAATCCGCGATTGGTTGTACGTGATCGATCACTGCCGGGCCATCCGCCGTGTGCTGGAAGCCGGTATACCAGGCGAAACCTATAACATTGGCGGCTGGAATGAGAAAGCCAATATTGAAATCGTCAACACGGTTTGCACGCTGCTCGAAGAATTTCACCCCGGCTCCGATTTCAAGCGTCTGATCACTTACGTCAAAGACCGGCCGGGGCACGACCGCCGCTATGCGATCAATGCGCAGAAAATTGAGCGCGAACTCGGTTGGAAACCGGCTGAAACCTTCGATACCGGTATTCGTAAAACCATCGAATGGTACCTGAACAATCCGCAATGGATTCAAGACGTTCAAACCGGCGCGTATCGCTCCTGGCTGGAAAAAAACTATAACGGCCGGCAGTAA
- the tilS gene encoding tRNA lysidine(34) synthetase TilS has protein sequence MLCHVQAVLHTHIKPDDRLAIALSGGVDSVVLLHALYTLSGEIPFSLTAVHVNHGISRNAPLWSQFCSDLCRSYGIPINIACLQLNKESGISLEALAREERYRIFSRTQADYVVLAHHLDDQAETLLLQLLRGAGIKGLSGMPWIRKQPGVAAPQLLRPLLEVTRGQIEAYAQQHRLKWIYDESNDSIAYNRNFLRHEILPVLKKRYPGYGKTLLRTSRHLSEASQLLDELAEIDSTDCLVSGKLAVDKMRALSSSRAKNLLRHILNQQNITLPSTVKLEEILKQLLSSSTDSQIHIRFGDTAIRCFKGLIHIFPEEVTLQAPRPSQFIWQGQLPLTLTHLDGTVSFTETGSQSIDPQKILNQSIALRTRQGGEHFKPACNRPTRSLKNLLQEASIPPWQRRILPLLFCNDRLIWVPGIGIDCDFQVKSGETGILPIWNS, from the coding sequence TTGCTGTGTCATGTTCAAGCAGTATTACATACACATATCAAACCCGATGACCGGTTAGCCATCGCCTTGAGCGGCGGCGTCGATTCCGTTGTCTTGCTGCATGCGCTCTACACACTTTCCGGAGAAATTCCTTTTTCGCTCACCGCCGTGCACGTCAACCACGGCATCAGCCGCAATGCGCCACTCTGGAGCCAATTTTGCAGCGACCTCTGCCGCAGCTACGGCATCCCGATCAATATCGCTTGTCTGCAACTCAACAAGGAAAGCGGTATCAGCCTTGAAGCGCTTGCCCGGGAAGAACGCTATCGTATTTTCAGCCGCACGCAAGCCGACTATGTGGTTTTAGCCCATCATCTGGATGACCAAGCGGAAACATTATTGCTGCAATTACTTCGCGGGGCCGGAATCAAGGGTCTGAGCGGCATGCCTTGGATCAGAAAGCAACCGGGCGTTGCCGCGCCGCAACTATTGCGGCCATTGCTAGAAGTCACGCGGGGTCAGATTGAAGCTTATGCGCAGCAGCATCGATTGAAATGGATTTACGATGAAAGCAACGATAGCATCGCCTACAACCGGAATTTCCTGCGCCACGAGATCCTGCCGGTACTAAAAAAGCGTTACCCTGGTTATGGCAAGACCCTGCTGCGTACCAGCCGCCACTTATCCGAAGCTTCGCAATTGCTGGATGAATTGGCGGAAATCGACAGCACAGATTGCCTGGTATCGGGAAAACTGGCAGTCGACAAGATGCGCGCACTCAGTTCTTCGCGTGCGAAAAATTTATTGCGTCACATACTGAATCAACAGAACATAACGCTTCCCAGCACGGTGAAACTGGAAGAAATATTGAAACAGCTATTATCGTCAAGTACGGATAGTCAAATCCATATCCGTTTTGGCGATACCGCCATTCGTTGCTTTAAAGGACTGATTCACATTTTCCCGGAAGAAGTTACTCTGCAAGCACCACGGCCTTCGCAATTCATCTGGCAAGGGCAATTACCGCTGACACTGACACACCTGGATGGCACCGTCAGCTTTACCGAAACCGGATCGCAAAGCATCGATCCGCAGAAAATCTTAAACCAATCAATCGCATTACGTACCCGCCAAGGCGGCGAACATTTCAAGCCAGCCTGCAATCGCCCTACCCGTAGCCTCAAAAATTTGCTGCAAGAGGCGTCGATTCCACCTTGGCAACGCCGCATCCTACCGCTGCTATTTTGTAACGACCGGCTGATTTGGGTGCCGGGAATCGGTATCGATTGCGATTTTCAAGTAAAATCGGGTGAAACTGGGATCTTGCCTATCTGGAATTCTTAG
- a CDS encoding acetyl-CoA carboxylase carboxyltransferase subunit alpha yields MKITFLEFEQNIAEFESKIEELRFAQDDSALDISAEIARLQAKSLSLTKNVYAKLTPWQISQVARHPQRPYTLDYIEHLFTDFEELHGDRNFADDHAIAGGLARFNGQTVMVIGHQKGRDTREKIFRNFGMPKPEGYRKALRLMRLAEKFSIPLITFIDTPGAYPGIDAEERGQSEAIGKNLYVLAELRVPVICVIIGEGGSGGALAVAVGDVIHMLQYATYSVISPEGCASILWKSADKAPEAAEIMGITADRLKAVNLIDSIISEPIGGAHRDYPAIMQSVKSVLQESLRKLQDQSIETLLERRLDRLMTYGAFKEVKVD; encoded by the coding sequence ATGAAAATCACTTTTCTGGAATTTGAGCAGAATATTGCAGAATTTGAATCCAAAATCGAAGAATTACGCTTTGCACAAGACGATTCGGCGCTCGACATTTCAGCAGAAATTGCTCGCTTACAGGCCAAAAGTCTCTCTCTGACAAAAAACGTCTACGCCAAACTGACACCCTGGCAAATTTCACAAGTCGCGCGACACCCGCAGCGGCCCTATACGCTGGACTATATCGAGCATCTGTTCACCGATTTTGAAGAGCTGCACGGCGACCGTAATTTTGCCGACGACCATGCCATTGCCGGCGGGTTAGCGAGATTCAATGGTCAGACCGTGATGGTAATCGGTCACCAAAAAGGACGGGACACTCGTGAAAAAATTTTTCGCAACTTCGGCATGCCCAAACCGGAAGGTTATCGCAAAGCACTGCGCTTAATGCGCTTGGCGGAAAAATTTTCAATCCCGCTGATTACTTTCATCGATACACCAGGGGCTTATCCGGGTATCGATGCCGAAGAGCGCGGACAATCGGAAGCCATCGGTAAGAATCTTTATGTACTGGCGGAATTGCGAGTACCCGTCATTTGCGTCATTATCGGCGAAGGCGGCTCCGGTGGTGCTTTAGCCGTGGCCGTCGGCGATGTCATCCATATGCTGCAATATGCCACGTACTCGGTCATATCCCCAGAAGGTTGCGCGTCCATTTTATGGAAAAGCGCCGACAAAGCACCGGAGGCTGCTGAAATCATGGGCATTACCGCCGACCGGTTAAAGGCAGTGAATCTAATCGACAGTATCATCAGCGAACCCATCGGAGGGGCGCATCGTGATTATCCGGCGATCATGCAATCCGTCAAAAGTGTTCTACAAGAATCCTTGCGCAAACTTCAAGATCAATCGATTGAAACACTGTTGGAAAGGCGTCTGGATCGGCTCATGACATATGGCGCATTCAAGGAAGTCAAAGTCGATTAA
- the msrB gene encoding peptide-methionine (R)-S-oxide reductase MsrB — protein MKRRAFLRRIVVLPFFPAWLSSQAMASDGAQGTIRPLKKSHHAWRELLSPEAFQVLFEEHTEEPGSSELNGEYREGTYICAACYLPLFESRHKYESGTGWPSFTQPVAGHVETKPDYSLIFMRTEYHCARCGGHQGHVFKDGPLPRGERWCNNGLALQFVLQSEPLPGLRG, from the coding sequence ATGAAACGGCGCGCATTTCTTCGTCGGATTGTGGTATTACCGTTTTTTCCGGCATGGTTATCCTCTCAAGCGATGGCGAGTGATGGCGCGCAAGGGACGATCCGGCCATTGAAAAAATCTCATCATGCATGGCGTGAACTTTTATCGCCCGAGGCATTTCAAGTGTTGTTCGAGGAGCACACCGAGGAACCGGGGAGCAGCGAGTTGAACGGCGAATACCGGGAAGGAACTTATATTTGCGCTGCGTGTTATTTGCCACTGTTTGAGAGCCGGCATAAATACGAAAGCGGCACGGGATGGCCTAGTTTTACACAACCGGTGGCGGGGCATGTCGAAACCAAACCGGATTATTCATTGATCTTCATGCGCACGGAATATCATTGCGCCCGTTGTGGCGGGCATCAAGGGCATGTATTTAAAGATGGACCATTACCACGGGGCGAGCGTTGGTGTAATAATGGCTTGGCTCTGCAATTTGTATTGCAATCGGAGCCGCTACCTGGATTGCGAGGTTGA